From a single Alloactinosynnema sp. L-07 genomic region:
- a CDS encoding ABC transporter ATP-binding protein: MTAVLTLCGVTRVYDDGHLVVALHPTDLTVDARDYVTITGPSGAGKSTLLNVLGLLDKPSAGTYLVRGGDVAGMAEPIRGAVRGQLFGFVFQAFHLLSGRSALDNVALGMLYGPHSRKERRRRAVAALERVHMGHRADADPRTLSGGEKQRVAIARAIAGNPTVLFCDEPTGNLDSANTENVLETLDELHGSGLTLIVVTHDQQVALRGNRRLTVLDGVVSEEIR; the protein is encoded by the coding sequence ATGACGGCTGTGCTCACTCTGTGCGGGGTGACCCGTGTGTACGACGACGGTCACTTGGTAGTCGCGCTTCACCCCACCGACCTGACCGTCGACGCCAGGGACTACGTGACCATCACCGGCCCGTCCGGAGCGGGCAAGTCCACGCTTCTCAACGTCCTCGGGCTCTTGGACAAGCCCAGTGCGGGAACGTACCTGGTGCGCGGCGGCGATGTCGCGGGCATGGCCGAACCCATCCGCGGGGCCGTCCGGGGCCAACTGTTCGGCTTCGTCTTCCAGGCGTTCCACCTGCTGTCTGGTCGGTCCGCACTCGACAACGTCGCCCTGGGCATGCTTTACGGGCCGCACTCGCGCAAGGAACGACGGCGCCGTGCCGTAGCCGCGCTTGAGCGCGTGCACATGGGACACCGGGCGGACGCCGATCCCCGCACGCTGTCCGGGGGAGAGAAGCAGCGGGTGGCTATCGCGCGTGCGATAGCCGGAAACCCCACCGTGCTGTTCTGCGACGAGCCGACCGGAAACCTCGACTCCGCGAACACTGAGAACGTGCTCGAGACGCTCGACGAACTGCATGGCTCCGGCCTGACCCTGATCGTGGTGACCCACGACCAGCAGGTCGCTCTGCGGGGAAACCGGCGACTGACGGTCCTTGACGGTGTCGTCTCCGAGGAGATCAGGTGA
- a CDS encoding peptidoglycan-binding domain-containing protein, with protein MTKRRRRAWVVAVMATAAGVLVGVGLWIAPSLKSPEQAAADAAAPPASLVTVAVERRALVEKVLLRGKVEAGVAIKVAPPVSGPTAVVTKVLVAPKDTLVEGKIAIEVAGEPVYPLVLPFPLYRDLVDGMTGPDVHEVQKALRRLGYPAPASGVFDVATQSSVRRMYLARGYRPAERAGATSGEATAPTPTSATPAPPKPTAQVVLPKSHVIRVDRVNRVVSLVPVVVGDVLGAGSPAAPPDGGGPSAPAPGSVLLELDAGQATVVATVGHDQISSLKPGGAAEVIDDVLGATSAATVQSIGTEPKQGADGVAGFDVRFSFAGTAMEPTPNHTVRITVGDATAAAPVLAVPVSAVYSMTDGTTFVTVDDHGKTSDHKVRTGTSAGGWVEIVSAPTELREGVLVVVGREST; from the coding sequence ATGACGAAGCGCCGCAGGCGGGCTTGGGTGGTCGCGGTGATGGCGACCGCGGCAGGTGTCCTGGTCGGGGTCGGGCTTTGGATCGCTCCGTCGCTGAAGTCGCCGGAGCAGGCCGCGGCGGACGCCGCCGCGCCGCCCGCGTCGTTGGTGACTGTCGCGGTGGAGCGCCGGGCACTGGTGGAGAAGGTGCTGCTGCGCGGCAAGGTCGAAGCGGGGGTCGCGATCAAAGTGGCACCGCCGGTCTCCGGGCCGACCGCTGTCGTCACAAAGGTCCTCGTCGCGCCAAAGGACACTCTGGTCGAGGGAAAGATAGCCATCGAGGTCGCTGGCGAGCCAGTCTATCCGCTCGTGCTGCCGTTCCCCTTGTATCGGGATTTGGTCGACGGCATGACCGGCCCCGATGTCCATGAGGTCCAGAAGGCGCTGCGCCGCCTGGGTTACCCGGCACCGGCGAGCGGAGTCTTCGACGTCGCGACCCAGTCGTCGGTGCGCCGCATGTACCTCGCCCGGGGGTACCGGCCCGCCGAACGCGCCGGTGCGACGTCAGGCGAAGCCACGGCACCCACGCCCACGTCCGCCACCCCGGCTCCGCCGAAGCCCACCGCGCAGGTCGTGCTGCCGAAGTCGCACGTGATCCGAGTCGACCGGGTGAACCGCGTCGTCAGCTTGGTTCCCGTCGTCGTGGGTGACGTGCTGGGCGCGGGCTCGCCCGCGGCTCCGCCGGATGGTGGCGGCCCGAGTGCGCCCGCACCGGGCTCGGTGCTTCTCGAACTCGACGCGGGACAGGCCACTGTCGTGGCGACTGTCGGGCATGACCAAATCTCGTCATTGAAGCCAGGTGGTGCCGCCGAGGTGATCGACGACGTCCTGGGTGCCACCTCCGCCGCGACGGTTCAGAGCATCGGGACCGAACCCAAACAAGGTGCTGACGGCGTCGCCGGGTTCGACGTCCGGTTTTCGTTCGCGGGAACGGCGATGGAGCCGACGCCCAACCACACCGTCCGGATCACCGTCGGCGACGCCACGGCCGCGGCCCCGGTGCTCGCAGTACCGGTGAGCGCCGTGTATTCGATGACGGACGGGACTACGTTCGTCACCGTCGATGACCACGGCAAGACATCCGACCACAAGGTCCGCACCGGCACCAGCGCAGGCGGCTGGGTGGAGATCGTCTCGGCTCCCACGGAACTCCGGGAGGGTGTTCTCGTCGTTGTGGGACGGGAGTCCACATGA